The proteins below are encoded in one region of Archocentrus centrarchus isolate MPI-CPG fArcCen1 chromosome 13, fArcCen1, whole genome shotgun sequence:
- the mmp13b gene encoding collagenase 3 — protein MKAVLFPLLLLALAARSSARPLESEDVGNRLLAEKYLQRFYGAPAGLQGRSTPSDSFQHKIKQMQRFFRLEVTGNIDDKTLDVMKQARCGVPDIGEYNHFPRNLKWPNTNVTFRILNYTPDLKKPDVDKAIRRALNLWSAVTPLIFKKLYKGNADIMISFGSREHGDYNPFDGPDGLLAHAYPPGQGIGGDTHFDEDEHWTKDSSAYNLFVVAAHELGHALGMSHSSDPGALMYPIYTYATGYLLSEDDIEGIQDLYGPNPNPKKVKPRPDAPKRCDPTLSFDAATELRGETIIFKDSYYWRIHPQMVAPQLTLIKSTWPSLPNKVDASYENPEKDLVIIFSGIKMWALNGYNLVDGYPKYIHKLGLPKSVRKIDAAVNIKDTGKTLLFTDEEYWSYDEAAGTMDSGYPRSIEDDFPGMEDEVDAAVYHYGQLYFFHDHLQYEYSYRSKKVIRILRANSILNC, from the exons ATGAAAGCTGTACTGttcccgctgctgctgctggcgcTGGCCGCTCGGTCCTCTGCTCGGCCTCTGGAGTCCGAGGACGTTGGCAACCGGCTTTTAGCTGAG AAATACCTGCAGCGCTTCTATGGCGCTCCGGCTGGCCTCCAAGGCAGAAGCACGCCGTCCGATTCCTTTCAACACAAGATCAAGCAAATGCAGAGATTCTTTAGACTGGAG GTCACTGGGAATATAGATGACAAAACTTTAGATGTGATGAAGCAGGCCAGATGTGGTGTTCCAGACATCGGCGAGTACAACCACTTCCCTCGAAACCTCAAATGGCCAAATACCAACGTCACATTCAG GATACTGAATTACACTCCAGACCTGAAGAAGCCAGATGTAGACAAAGCCATCCGCCGCGCTCTCAACCTTTGGTCTGCCGTTACTCCTCTGATTTTTAAGAAGCTTTACAAAGGCAATGCTGACATCATGATCAGCTTTGGATCAAGAG AGCACGGAGACTACAACCCCTTTGATGGCCCTGATGGTCTGCTGGCTCATGCCTACCCTCCAGGCCAAGGCATTGGAGGGGACACTCACTTTGATGAGGATGAGCACTGGACCAAAGATTCATCAG cttaCAACCTGTTTGTAGTGGCAGCTCATGAGTTGGGTCACGCCCTGGGGATGTCCCATTCCTCAGACCCAGGTGCCCTGATGTACCCCATCTACACTTATGCTACAGGCTACCTGCTGTCTGAAGATGACATTGAAGGAATTCAAGATCTCTATG GTCCAAACCCAAACCCAAAGAAAGTGAAGCCAAGGCCTGATGCCCCAAAAAGGTGCGACCCGACGTTGAGTTTTGATGCTGCCACAGAGCTCAGAGGAGAAACCATCATCTTCAAAGACAG TTACTACTGGCGTATTCATCCTCAGATGGTGGCGCCTCAACTGACACTGATTAAGTCCACATGGCCGTCCCTCCCCAATAAAGTCGATGCCTCTTACGAGAACCCAGAGAAGGATTTGGTCATCATATTTAGTG GAATCAAAATGTGGGCTTTGAATGGATACAACCTTGTGGACGGTTACCCTAAATACATTCACAAGCTTGGTCTTCCCAAGAGTGTTAGGAAAATCGATGCAGCCGTGAACATCAAGGACACCGGGAAAACTCTGCTTTTCACCGATGAAGAATACTGGAG CTATGATGAAGCAGCAGGAACCATGGACAGTGGTTATCCACGATCCATTGAGGACGACTTTCCCGGAATGGAGGATGAGGTCGACGCTGCTGTTTATCACTATG GACAATTGTATTTCTTCCATGACCACCTGCAGTACGAGTACAGTTACAGGTCAAAGAAGGTTATTCGCATCCTAAGAGCCAACTCCATCCTCAACTGCTGA